Below is a window of Pseudodesulfovibrio sp. 5S69 DNA.
CAAGCAGGAATACTCTATCTGCCTGACCTGGTCCGCCCTGCATAGCAAATAGAACGGGAGAAAGACAGATGGCCTCATGGGGCAAACTCACCTTTGCACAGAAAAAGTGCGTCACCGCCACGGGAAAGCTCATGCAGCGGACCGAAATGGTCTCCAGGGGCGCCCGCATCGGCCTGGCCATCTCCGGCGGAGTGGACAGCTTTCTCATGCTCAAGGTCATGACCATCCGGCAGGCGATCATGCCCTTCCCGGTGGAGCTCATGGCCCTGCACGTCAACCCCGGTTTCGACCCCGCCTCCCATGAGCCGCTGGTCCGATGGTGCGCCGACAACGGGCTGGCCGCGCACGTCGAGCTGACCGACTTCGGTCCCCGCGCCCACACGGAGGAGAACCGCAAGAACTCGCCGTGCTTCTGGTGCGCCATGCAGCGCAGAAAAAGGCTGTTCGAACTGTGCCGCGACTACAACCTGACTCACCTTGCCTTCGGACACAACGCCGACGACAACGTGGTCACCTTCTTCATGAACGTAGTCCAGAACGGACGGGCCGATGGACTGTCGGCCAACGAGCCGTTCTTCGGCGGCAAGCTCAACGTCATCCGGCCGACCATGCTCCTGGACAAGAAAACGGTCATCAAGGCGGCCTCCCAATGGGAGCTGCCCATCTGGGAAAACGTCTGTCCGTCAAACGGTTACACCAAGCGGGACGAAATCCACGAATGGCTGCGGACCATGTGGCGGAAGGACAAACGTATAAAAAACAACATCTTCAACGCCATAACCCGGCAACAAGTCGACTTGACAA
It encodes the following:
- a CDS encoding tRNA lysidine(34) synthetase, with the translated sequence MASWGKLTFAQKKCVTATGKLMQRTEMVSRGARIGLAISGGVDSFLMLKVMTIRQAIMPFPVELMALHVNPGFDPASHEPLVRWCADNGLAAHVELTDFGPRAHTEENRKNSPCFWCAMQRRKRLFELCRDYNLTHLAFGHNADDNVVTFFMNVVQNGRADGLSANEPFFGGKLNVIRPTMLLDKKTVIKAASQWELPIWENVCPSNGYTKRDEIHEWLRTMWRKDKRIKNNIFNAITRQQVDLTSKKV